In one Lepisosteus oculatus isolate fLepOcu1 chromosome 26, fLepOcu1.hap2, whole genome shotgun sequence genomic region, the following are encoded:
- the LOC107079934 gene encoding protein EVI2B: MSNAACLVLLAGLCARLAGGDGGGTTTGSARLPAPEATRPRDAASARVTPPRAPAVPGAGSSAGRGHAHLGRVTSPREREASPSRGAQSKTAEDTRTVTGLPTTGGPTATSPTAPGDAMAWPTTLHRKPRSSITALATLEGTPRKSVANTKGQTVPNPPTFARRATAPNDTHPSTKHAAEAEGTTKMQNKIGSRMTRSAARATPGDGRSPPSNGTAEQSEGPKENPAPPTPGRTSFSSAVFSPSVSPGKTSTAAAAAPESSTALTSTAEGMVPPWNQTTIKPSQSSLRQETTTTSSSARPIPSTPFSRTTKPAELSSPTGTEGNASKPRSNTPSASTPTQEGTSPPQRQTPMLEERITSNSTQTSFKPERTTLKITPPSPTPKHRITEETTQETHTSAPFTYPASTGSTRRPEVNTKMKKMTEKATSGRNADSQKEKGAGTLVAVLIGGALILMLAAIAIILLQKWRRQQRRAEDPNWAGPSPFLDGQIVPQLPSGDEEERPSNRSSKRVSLRSFLPQRLSKRLSLLQETDENLPMEDVMQGSTFGRSPEPSSKPQNGHGWEKDKTQGSSSSRATSQGNAKSRTSPEAVGGKTNVKSPASPPPPPPAPAAAENHMVQSALPLSEIDLGPSPTEDETPLPLPPPDNQASPPEKHEIQPAPPLSDIDLGSSPTEDELPPPPPLMNYQSIPIPPLST, from the coding sequence ATGTCAAACGCCGCCTGCCTCGTCCTGCTCGCGGGGCTGTGCGCGCGGCTCGCTGGGGGCGACGGCGGCGGCACCACCACCGGCTCCGCGCGCCTCCCCGCTCCGGAAGCGACGAGGCCGCGAGATGCCGCCAGCGCGCGCGTCACGCCCCCCCGCGCCCCTGCGGTCCCCGGGGCGGGCAGCTCCGCAGGGCGGGGCCACGCTCATCTGGGAAGGGTCACCAGTCCGAGGGAGAGAGAGGCCAGTCCCAGCAGGGGAGCGCAAAGCAAGACTGCAGAGGACACCCGGACCGTAACTGGGCTGCCGACAACTGGAGGGCCAACAGCGACCAGCCCGACAGCGCCCGGCGACGCAATGGCATGGCCCACCACCCTGCACAGGAAACCAAGGAGTTCCATCACCGCGCTGGCCACCCTCGAGGGAACTCCCAGGAAAAGCGTGGCGAATACCAAAGGACAAACAGTTCCCAATCCCCCTACTTTTGCCCGGAGAGCGACAGCACCCAATGACACGCACCCCAGCACCAAGCACGCAGCAGAAGCAGAGGGCACGAccaaaatgcagaacaaaatcGGGTCCAGGATGACCCGAAGTGCAGCGCGCGCCACCCCTGGTGACGGCAGGTCACCACCCAGCAACGGCACTGCCGAGCAGAGCGAGGGCCCAAAAGAAAATCCCGCTCCTCCAACACCGGGCCGGACTTCGTTTTCCTCCGCCGTCTTTAGCCCCTCGGTCTCACCGGGAAAGACGTCCACGGCCGCAGCCGCAGCTCCCGAGAGCAGCACTGCACTCACGTCCACAGCTGAAGGAATGGTTCCTCCCTGGAACCAAACAACCATCAAACCCTCCCAGTCAAGCCTGCGACAGGAAACTACGACAACTTCTAGTTCAGCCAGGCCCATACCATCAACCCCATTCTCACGTACTACAAAGCCAGCCGAACTTTCCTCTCCAACGGGGACAGAAGGAAACGCTTCAAAGCCACGCTCCAACACTCCATCTGCTTCGACTCCAACACAAGAAGGAACCTCACCCCCTCAGAGACAGACCCCCATGCTGGAAGAGCGCATAACTAGTAATTCTACCCAAACGTCGTTCAAACCTGAACGGACAACCTTGAAGATAACTCCTCCTTCTCCAACGCCAAAGCATCGGATCACTGAGGAGACAACACAGGAGACCCACACATCTGCTCCTTTCACATATCCTGCTTCCACAGGCAGCACAAGACGACCAGAGGTCAacaccaaaatgaaaaaaatgacggAAAAGGCTACATCAGGACGCAATGCAGACAGCCAGAAAGagaaaggtgcaggaacacttgtGGCTGTCCTTATTGGCGGGGCGCTAATCTTGATGCTAGCTGCCATAGCAATCATTCTGCTGCAGAAGTGGAGAAGGCAGCAGAGGAGGGCAGAGGATCCCAATTGGGCCGGCCCGTCCCCCTTCCTGGACGGACAGATCGTGCCCCAGCTGCCCAGCGGCGACGAGGAAGAGAGGCCGAGCAACAGGTCCTCCAAACGGGTCTCCCTGCGCAGCTTCCTGCCACAGCGACTCTCCAAACGCCTCTCCCTCCTGCAGGAGACCGACGAGAACCTCCCAATGGAAGACGTCATGCAGGGAAGCACTTTCGGCAGGAGCCCGGAACCCAGTTCCAAGCCCCAGAATGGGCATGGCTGGGAGAAGGACAAAACTCAGGGTAGCTCCAGTAGTAGAGCTACTAGCCAGGGAAATGCCAAGAGCAGGACTTCGCCAGAAGCTGTGGGAGGCAAGACCAACGTGAAGAGCCCAGCatcgcctcctcctcctcctcctgctcctgctgctgcagaaaACCATATGGTCCAGTCCGCTCTTCCCTTATCAGAAATTGACCTGGGCCCAAGCCCTACTGAGGATGAAACCCCACTCCCTCTGCCCCCACCGGATAACCAAGCCAGCCCTCCAGAAAAGCATGAGATTCAGCCCGCTCCCCCTTTATCGGATATTGACCTGGGCTCAAGCCCTACTGAGGACGAACTCCCACCTCCTCCACCCCTAATGAACTACCAGTCAATCCCCATCCCTCCCCTTTCCACTTAG